The stretch of DNA CCCTCACCGATGACGATGACACCGTCAAAGTTGACGGTGCCCAGAAACTTGCGCATCGCGTCGACGGCAGCACCGTCCGCGGCATTTTTATCACCCCGGCCAATGAACGGAACTGCGCGTATGGCTGCGGCCTCCGTTGCGCGCACCAACTCCATCGCCAGGTTGCGATCGGGGTGTTCGAACAGGTTGGCTGAATCGATGCTGGTCACTAAATGGTCCTTCCCGGACGAGTCGTGTGGCAGAGCGGCGAGACCGAGCGCAGTGGCAGAACCCGACGCTGGGCCGACGCTGGATTCCCAGTGCCGCCACGGCCAGCCTACCCGTCCGCGCGCTTACCCCCTCTGCCGGGTAAGCGTGAAGCGTCGGATTCCCCGGTGCGGGTCGATAACCCAGGAATCCGTCGTCGCCGTCGTCCCGCGCCCCGCCGAATCGACGACTGAGACTCCCGCGAGCACGTCACCATCCGTGATTGCGGTGAGAAAAAAGTACCCGTCGCCATCGATCAGGTCGTCGAGGTCGAGGATGCGTTCCGTCGATAATCCAGCCGACCGAGCACGTGCAATTTCTGCCGGATGCTGCGGCGCCAGTCGCGCCTCCATGTGACCGTTCACGGCCCGCACGGCTGCGGAGGTGAGCACCCCCTCGGGCGATCCGCCGATGCCGATCAGCAGGTCGATGTCGCCGTCGACGCGTGCGGCACGCAACGCCACGGCCACGTCCCCGTCGGCGAACTGGAGCACTCGGGCGCCGACGGCCGTGGCTTCGTCGATGTAGCGCTGATTGCGCGGCCGGGACTGTACGGCGACGCGCACCTCGGCGAGCGGCTTGTCGAGCGCTCGGGCGAGCTCGTGCAGGTTCTCGGTGAGCGGACGGCTCAGAGACAGTCGTCCTGCGTTCCCGCTCG from Leifsonia psychrotolerans encodes:
- the glpX gene encoding class II fructose-bisphosphatase, with the protein product MQRLFLDNAAVHSLLAVTTDAALAAHGHVGRGDKIAVDGAAVQAMRTAFDRVDVAAVVVIGEGEKDEAPLLFAGERLGTGRGPALDVAVDPVDGTRLAAQNLPDAVAVLAVAPAGAFFDPGPVFYLEKLVTSGNAGRLSLSRPLTENLHELARALDKPLAEVRVAVQSRPRNQRYIDEATAVGARVLQFADGDVAVALRAARVDGDIDLLIGIGGSPEGVLTSAAVRAVNGHMEARLAPQHPAEIARARSAGLSTERILDLDDLIDGDGYFFLTAITDGDVLAGVSVVDSAGRGTTATTDSWVIDPHRGIRRFTLTRQRG